In a single window of the Tautonia marina genome:
- a CDS encoding efflux RND transporter periplasmic adaptor subunit — protein sequence MPGHPTLRGPSGTPEFLLLGLLLALTAGSAGCSESEGVAATATPTPSPIRATVVEVSEQQWPSEVATQGNLVADETTVVGAKVAGRIDKVHVDLGDFVEAGTVLASLDRRELQEQVRQAEAELIQARAAIGLDLEDPLDDLEPEACPIVLEQKALWDQARADRERSAALRNRQVATDIEYETALTAEQVARARHASAINSVRELIATAKVRTAQLELARQALEDAEIRAPFDARIQDRHVSPGMYVQVGAPVATLIRDDPLRYRGTVPELFASSLAIGQLVRLRVETGPELPEVTITRISPSIDPFSRSVLFEASVPNPDHAIQAGQFSQGEVVLDQSRRIIALPKSAVVEFAGTRKVWKVVDGSAVEQPVELGGHRDDLIEILDGLEPGEQVLLDGSLGRPAPVEIPMEIAALPNDGGDGEHPDESPSP from the coding sequence ATGCCCGGCCACCCAACTCTCCGAGGTCCTTCCGGCACCCCCGAGTTCCTACTCCTCGGGCTGCTGCTCGCCCTGACGGCCGGTTCGGCCGGTTGCTCCGAGTCCGAGGGGGTCGCGGCCACCGCGACGCCCACCCCCTCGCCGATCCGGGCCACGGTGGTCGAGGTTTCCGAGCAGCAGTGGCCCAGCGAAGTAGCCACGCAGGGAAACCTCGTGGCCGACGAGACCACCGTCGTCGGCGCGAAGGTCGCCGGCCGGATCGACAAGGTCCACGTCGACCTCGGCGACTTCGTCGAGGCCGGCACCGTGCTCGCCTCGCTCGACCGCCGGGAGCTTCAGGAGCAGGTCCGACAGGCTGAGGCCGAGCTGATCCAGGCGAGGGCCGCCATCGGCCTCGACCTCGAGGACCCGCTCGACGACCTCGAGCCCGAAGCCTGCCCGATCGTCCTCGAGCAGAAAGCCCTCTGGGACCAGGCCCGGGCCGACCGGGAGCGCTCCGCCGCCCTCCGCAACCGCCAGGTCGCCACCGACATCGAGTACGAGACCGCCCTGACCGCCGAACAGGTGGCCCGAGCCCGGCACGCCTCGGCCATCAATTCCGTCCGGGAGCTGATCGCCACCGCCAAGGTCCGCACCGCCCAGCTCGAGCTGGCCCGGCAGGCTCTGGAGGACGCCGAGATCCGCGCCCCCTTTGACGCCCGGATCCAGGACCGCCACGTCTCCCCCGGCATGTACGTCCAGGTTGGCGCCCCCGTTGCCACCCTGATCCGGGACGACCCGCTCCGCTACCGGGGGACGGTCCCCGAGCTGTTCGCCTCCAGCCTGGCGATCGGCCAGCTCGTCCGGCTCCGGGTGGAGACCGGCCCCGAGCTCCCCGAGGTGACGATCACCCGGATCAGCCCCTCGATCGACCCCTTCAGCCGCTCCGTCCTTTTCGAGGCGAGCGTCCCCAACCCCGACCACGCCATCCAGGCCGGCCAGTTCTCCCAGGGGGAGGTGGTCCTCGACCAGTCCCGTCGGATTATCGCGCTGCCGAAATCGGCCGTCGTCGAGTTCGCCGGCACCCGGAAGGTCTGGAAGGTGGTCGACGGGAGCGCCGTCGAGCAGCCGGTCGAGCTGGGGGGCCATCGAGACGACCTCATCGAGATCCTCGACGGCCTTGAGCCTGGCGAGCAGGTTCTCCTCGACGGCTCCCTCGGCCGCCCTGCCCCGGTCGAGATCCCGATGGAGATCGCCGCCCTCCCCAACGATGGCGGCGACGGCGAACACCCCGACGAGTCCCCGAGCCCCTGA